The proteins below are encoded in one region of Drosophila santomea strain STO CAGO 1482 chromosome 2R, Prin_Dsan_1.1, whole genome shotgun sequence:
- the LOC120447207 gene encoding uncharacterized protein LOC120447207 isoform X3: MEQLFQNYRDDERRIGEEYLSSLQDLNCNSKPLINMLTMLAEENINYAHIIVKVVEYYISQVAPEFKLPILYLIDSIVKNVKSSYVQLFGQCIVNIFLHAFESVQHSQSQVLEKVRERMYALRQTWNEVFPPSKMYALDVKVKRLDNNWPITAKQPTNKIHVNPAIHVNPDFLKTGMVPVMPVNPTMPSDMEEILQAKTRELLELKKRKLELELEQTNKHLEEQERQLNQATDAMAGAPIIMPAPTAAAIRPPITDPNLAVRNQRGPGPMGNVGPIMHNMPAAQQHFANKPKVNPVNPALLNSVRQRDPRLARQMQSQSSHPAAPTRNDPRLESKSSSSQKSSRSRSKSPVRNSSSRSGKSGTSSHSSSSSSRKRSESKSSTASSSSSGSDVRHKGGTGSSSSQSPVKRSGKNSSKDSDRYVRNGSPSGSAKRKSSSPSSSPSKSKRSTSHKSSSSRGKTSSGRSRSRSPVFMDVDLRSGVRSKSPESRAAAPSTLPLAGASSAAAAAKAPKDLEKLSLLNSNPTTSGSPAASLVRQPSPSPSSSSISSQGNVSDALQQSITKLLQVQGVTGAAEKRPADALPPEIDGEEQPPQHKRSKSTKLDALFGSEDVDLRREIPVVKPGVIVVEDDSMDDCDVRKPAKKSGSPPKKATLEELRAKLANSARIQNKQGKSDKGKDQAVSQRLKQLAELKVNDDSQEAHDEKMRTILSQAQEMYENHAMNQEQYKDLVQKVVAINENSKIKESRRRDDDLERNAARDAVLRKRIPKLKGNENHSMGSPHSDGSPRYDEQPSAAPEKPTNKRDKTKRDIKRRKPSKWGDQVDPGAAQRTAWQLANANANNNNNNNKRGGIQLPVQPQPGFRGMPWQQPPAMVMPQSAVPPPPQPPSMIGMPPVPPVTMTKAINSLDNPMADVVRSITIDGGSKEIRFYNQVAIIFMDGDQPHEIGFQPGQRVILIDHNEPLPLCFNDDYKPFQLDGQLHRIRFGFPSRELYIDEHWYEIYFGGPPVSVPIGNKLHIIKAEGPPPNVDIGRVRRDLVVGKINMIVDAHTIVPLFLDARQQTFQLGAEQHSLQFVDSFQYALLDGQLQKIEYGGLPKGMMLNGGRSCFIRFGTLPKGVIAGKTHVADMVYIKTDAPAEPPKPPPVIVKPLPVVEQPKPAPVAVAPISLPAAAAALESLNINDLFQKLVSSGIIGGAAAAPTLPTADSSAAKEPTTSATEPSIAPASAAAAPPPGGPPMEPIKRIDLRKPETIKTRQAAVVAVLYLGMQCSSCGVRFPPEQTIKYSQHLDWHFRQNRRERDSTRKATSRRWYYDLNDWRQYEEIEDVEEREKNFLEAQGQPGGIEALEELSQQRSLDSPVPTCAAGTDDVDHCCDMCHEKFEQFYNEELEEWHLRSAIRVEDKIYHPLCYEDYKASLNPPAEVKSDQDVDMNNTDDNAMDTLIKVEDDDDEGAPKTSQAIFDDDDDDVIVLPNEEPSVTEIVDDDDEDEYVPGNVTRADMGNESQDKTESNSETKEPEKEHAELGEQPQNESANESDVEIQEPNIPFTDLDTYVEKEMDEATKAALLNVKIKEEPKDEYEEDEDDGFEDVGTVVSLLPLPEDEISIHSSETQTHTIGSSASPATIERPASVTSLSLPANEADEVEQGDATVDTDAELNGEKQEATHNLSAVGPALPLASIVNKIKINITKNTSSNSHNSASNTTTTDSQVSAISVIGGSGGAAVGASGAADSVQQVNAIQTISTIPVLCGGNTFVPKIATSTPSNVISSISVIGSNYGGSSSNNASRSTTATAASTAAATLPAETASRKSPTPPLATVDPDPEPVVELKPALRNATLKRTKKVQNGIETSGLCSIM; encoded by the exons ATGGAGCAGCTATTTCAGAACTACCGCGACGATGAGCGGAGGATCGGCGAGGAGTACCTGTCCAGTCTTCAGGATCtcaactgcaacagcaagcCATTGATCAATATGCTCACGATGCTTGCCGAGGAGAACATCAACTACGCCCACATCATTGTTAAAGTGGTGGAATATTACATCAGCCAG GTGGCGCCCGAATTTAAATTGCCCATACTATATTTAATTGATTCGATAGTAAAGAATGTGAAAAGCAGCTACGTCCAATTGTTTGGACAATGCATAGTCAACATATTCCTCCACGCCTTTGAATCG GTCCAGCATTCACAGTCGCAGGTTTTGGAAAAGGTGCGGGAACGCATGTACGCACTGCGTCAGACCTGGAACGAGGTCTTCCCGCCATCTAAGATGTACGCCCTAGATGTTAAGGTGAAGCGGCTGGATAACAACTGGCCCATAACTGCCAAACAGCCAACTAACAAAATTCACGTCAATCCGGCCATTCATGTAAATCCAGACTTTTTGAAAACG GGTATGGTTCCTGTGATGCCTGTTAACCCCACAATGCCCAGCGACATGGAGGAGATACTGCAAGCAAAAACCCGCGAGTTGCTCGAGCTCAAGAAGCGCAAACTCGAACTCGAGCTGGAGCAAACCAATAAGCATTTAGAGGAGCAGGAGCGTCAGCTAAACCAAGCCACGGACGCGATGGCTGGGGCACCCATTATCATGCCTGCCCCGACTGCAGCTGCTATTCGTCCGCCAATCACAGATCCCAATCTGGCAGTGCGTAATCAACGTGGACCAGGACCAATGGGCAATGTTGGTCCCATAATGCATAACATGCCAGCGGCTCAGCAG CATTTTGCCAATAAACCAAAAGTCAATCCTGTCAATCCGGCACTGCTGAACTCGGTGCGCCAAAGAGATCCGAGACTAGCGCGCCAGATGCAGTCGCAATCCTCACATCCAGCTGCGCCGACACGTAACGATCCTCGGCTGGAGTCAAAATCGAGCTCCTCACAGAAGTCTAGCCGGTCGCGCAGCAAATCGCCTGtgcgcaacagcagcagtcgctCAGGAAAGAGTGGAACCTCTAGCCACAGCAGCAGTTCGTCAAGCCGCAAGCGAAGTGAGTCCAAGAGCTCCACGGCTTCCTCATCTTCGTCGGGCTCTGATGTTCGGCACAAGGGCGGCACTGGCAGCAGCTCCAGCCAGTCTCCAGTTAAGAGATCCGGTAAGAACTCGTCAAAGGATTCGGATCGCTATGTTCGCAATGGGTCACCTTCGGGATCTGCGAAACGCAAGAGCAGCTCACCGAGTAGCTCGCCCTCCAAATCCAAGCGCAGCACGTCGCACAAGTCATCTTCGTCGCGAGGAAAGACCTCTTCTGGACGATCTCGCAGTCGATCTCCAGTTTTCATGGACGTTGACTTGCGCAGCGGAGTTCGAAGCAAGTCACCAGAGAGCAGGGCAGCTGCCCCATCAACTTTACCACTGGCGGGcgcatcatcagcagcagcagcagctaaagCACCAAAAGATTTAGAGAAAC TATCACTGCTCAACTCAAATCCCACGACTTCAGGATCACCAGCAGCATCTCTAGTCAGGCAACCGTCGCCCAGTCCCTCGTCCTCGTCTATTTCCTCGCAGGGTAATGTATCGGACGCCCTGCAGCAGTCGATTACCAAGTTGCTCCAGGTGCAAGGTGTTACCGGTGCCGCCGAGAAACGTCCCGCCGACGCACTGCCGCCAGAGATCGACGGTGAAGAGCAACCGCCGCAGCACAAGCGCAGCAAGTCAACCAAACTGGACGC TCTCTTTGGCAGTGAGGATGTGGACCTGCGTCGCGAGATTCCAGTCGTTAAGCCAGGAGTTATTGTCGTCGAAGACGATTCTATGGACGACTGCGATGTGCGAAAG CCCGCAAAGAAATCTGGCTCGCCGCCCAAGAAGGCAACGTTGGAGGAGCTGCGCGCCAAGTTGGCCAACTCCGCTCGAATCCAAAATAAGCAGGGAAAGTCTG ACAAAGGCAAGGATCAGGCCGTGTCGCAGCGCCTTAAGCAGCTGGCGGAGCTAAAAGTCAACGACGATTCTCAGGAGGCGCACGACGAAAAAATGCGCACCATTCTCAGCCAGGCGCAGGAGATGTACGAGAATCACGCCATGAATCAGGAGCAATACAAGGATCTGGTCCAAAAAGTGGTGGCCATCAATGAGAAcagcaaaataaaagaatCCCGACGCCGCGACGACGATCTCGAGCGCAATGCGGCCAGGGATGCTGTGTTACGCAAACGTATTCCCAAGCTGAAGGGCAACGAAAATCATTCTATGGGCTCACCGCATAGCGATGGATCGCCCAGGTACGATGAGCAGCCGTCAGCTGCACCGGAGAAGCCCACAAACAAAAGAGACAAGACCAAGCGGGATATCAAGCGTCGCAAGCCCAGCAAATGGGGCGACCAAGTGGATCCAGGGGCAGCACAACGCACTGCCTGGCAGCTGGCCAATGCGAATgccaacaataataataataacaacaagcGGGGCGGTATCCAATTGCCGGTTCAGCCGCAGCCTGGATTCCGTGGCATGCCCTGGCAGCAGCCACCAGCCATGGTGATGCCCCAGTCCGCAGTGCCACCGCCCCCGCAACCACCATCGATGATTGGCATGCCACCCGTGCCACCGGTGACCATGACTAAGGCCATTAATTCCCTTGACAATCCCATGGCTGACGTAGTGCGAAGCATCACGATCGACGGTGGCTCCAAAGAGATTCGCTTCTACAACCAAGTGGCCATTATCTTCATGGATGGCGATCAGCCGCATGAAATTGGTTTCCAGCCGGGTCAGCGAGTGATCCTCATCGATCACAATGAACCGCTGCCACTTTGCTTCAACGACGATTACAAGCCGTTCCAGTTGGATGGACAGCTTCACCGGATTCGGTTTGGCTTCCCATCGCGCGAACTATACATCGACGAGCACTGGTACGAGATCTACTTTGGCGGTCCACCGGTATCCGTGCCCATTGGAAACAAACTGCACATAATCAAAGCTGAGGGACCACCGCCCAACGTAGACATTGGTCGAGTGCGAAGGGATCTGGTTGTGGGCAAAATCAATATGATTGTAGATGCGCACACTATAGTGCCGCTCTTTCTGGACGCCAGACAGCAGACCTTCCAGCTGGGCGCCGAGCAGCATTCGCTGCAGTTTGTGGACAGTTTCCAATATGCTCTGCTCGACGGGCAGCTGCAGAAGATCGAGTATGGTGGTCTCCCAAAAGGAATGATGCTGAACGGCGGTCGCAGCTGCTTCATTCGATTTGGTACGCTGCCCAAAGGAGTCATTGCAGGAAAAACCCACGTGGCGGATATGGTGTACATTAAGACTGATGCTCCTGCAGAACCACCCAAGCCGCCGCCAGTTATTGTAAAACCACTGCCAGTGGTGGAGCAACCAAAGCCCGCTCCAGTTGCTGTGGCCCCCATTTCCCTTCCAGCAGCCGCCGCTGCTCTGGAGAGCTTGAACATCAATGACTTGTTCCAAAAGCTTGTCTCGTCTGGAATAattggtggtgctgctgcagcgccAACTCTGCCCACCGCAGACTCATCAGCGGCCAAAGAGCCAACTACCTCTGCCACCGAACCCTCAATTGCACCCGCAagcgcagctgctgctccaccaCCTGGTGGTCCCCCGATGGAGCCCATCAAGCGCATCGATCTCCGCAAGCCAGAGACCATCAAAACCCGCcaggcggcggtggtggccgTCCTCTACCTGGGAATGCAGTGCAGCAGCTGCGGAGTGCGTTTCCCGCCAGAGCAAACCATTAAGTACAGCCAGCATTTGGATTGGCACTTCCGCCAGAATAGACGGGAGCGGGATTCCACTAGGAAGGCCACCTCGCGCAGATGGTACTACGATCTCAACGACTGGAGGCAATACGAGGAAATCGAGGATGTGGAGGAGCGAGAAAAGAACTTCCTGGAGGCCCAGGGTCAGCCGGGCGGCATTGAGGCCCTGGAAGAGCTCTCTCAACAACGCTCGCTGGATTCACCCGTGCCAACGTGTGCTGCAGGAACGGATGATGTGGATCACTGCTGTGACATGTGCCACGAGAAGTTCGAGCAGTTCTACAACGAAGAGCTCGAGGAGTGGCACCTGCGAAGCGCCATTCGTGTTGAAGATAAGATCTACCATCCACTGTGCTACGAGGACTACAAGGCCTCGTTGAATCCACCAGCAGAGGTGAAGTCGGACCAGGACGTGGACATGAACAACACCGATGACAATGCCATGGACACGCTGATCAAAGTGgaggacgatgacgatgaaG GTGCACCCAAAACATCTCAAGCCATtttcgatgacgatgacgacgatgtCATCGTGCTGCCCAATGAAGAGCCTAGTGTCACGGAAATcgtcgacgacgacgatgaggaCGAGTATGTTCCGGGAAATGTGACACGAGCGGACATGGGCAACGAGTCACAGGACAAAACAGAGTCCAACTCCGAGACAAAAGAACCGGAGAAAGAACATGCTGAGCTCGGCGAACAGCCGCAAAACGAGTCGGCCAACGAATCGGATGTCGAGATCCAAGAGCCAAACATTCCCTTTACGGATCTGGACACGTATGTGGAGAAGGAGATGGATGAGGCCACCAAGGCTGCTCTGCTGAACGTAAAGATCAAGGAGGAGCCCAAGGATGAGTAtgaggaggacgaggatgatGGATTCGAAGACGTGGGCACGGTGGTTTCGCTTTTACCTCTGCCCGAGGACGAGATCTCCATTCACAGCAGCG AAACTCAAACACACACCATCGGCTCGTCCGCTTCGCCGGCGACCATCGAGCGGCCAGCATCGGTGACATCGCTCTCCCTGCCCGCCAATGAGGCGGACGAGGTGGAGCAGGGAGATGCAACCGTCGATACGGATGCGGAATTGAACGGGGAGAAGCAGGAGGCCACGCATAACCTGAGCGCAGTGGGTCCGGCGTTACCTTTGGCTAGCAtagttaataaaataaagataaatatcACTAAGAATACGAGTAGTAATAGTCATAATAGTGCCTCCAACACCACGACAACGGACTCGCAAGTCTCGGCCATAAGCGTCATCGGTGGATCAGGAGGAGCAGCTGTTGGTGCATCCGGAGCCGCCGATTCTGTCCAGCAGGTGAACGCCATTCAAACCATTTCCACCATTCCAGTGCTGTGCGGCGGCAACACGTTCGTGCCGAAGATTGCGACCAGCACGCCCTCCAACGTAATCAGCTCGATCTCGGTAATTGGCAGCAACTACGgcggaagcagcagcaacaatgccAGCCGAAGcaccactgccactgccgcaTCCACAGCGGCTGCTACGCTTCCCGCGGAGACGGCCAGCCGGAAATCGCCCACTCCGCCGCTCGCCACAGTCGATCCGGATCCGGAGCCCGTCGTGGAACTGAAGCCGGCGCTGCGCAACGCCACGCTGAAGCGGACGAAGAAGGTGCAGAACGGCATCGAGACGTCGGGCCTGTGCTCGATCATGTAG
- the LOC120447207 gene encoding uncharacterized protein LOC120447207 isoform X2: protein MEQLFQNYRDDERRIGEEYLSSLQDLNCNSKPLINMLTMLAEENINYAHIIVKVVEYYISQVAPEFKLPILYLIDSIVKNVKSSYVQLFGQCIVNIFLHAFESVQHSQSQVLEKVRERMYALRQTWNEVFPPSKMYALDVKVKRLDNNWPITAKQPTNKIHVNPAIHVNPDFLKTGMVPVMPVNPTMPSDMEEILQAKTRELLELKKRKLELELEQTNKHLEEQERQLNQATDAMAGAPIIMPAPTAAAIRPPITDPNLAVRNQRGPGPMGNVGPIMHNMPAAQQHFANKPKVNPVNPALLNSVRQRDPRLARQMQSQSSHPAAPTRNDPRLESKSSSSQKSSRSRSKSPVRNSSSRSGKSGTSSHSSSSSSRKRSESKSSTASSSSSGSDVRHKGGTGSSSSQSPVKRSGKNSSKDSDRYVRNGSPSGSAKRKSSSPSSSPSKSKRSTSHKSSSSRGKTSSGRSRSRSPVFMDVDLRSGVRSKSPESRAAAPSTLPLAGASSAAAAAKAPKDLEKPNLSTVSLLNSNPTTSGSPAASLVRQPSPSPSSSSISSQGNVSDALQQSITKLLQVQGVTGAAEKRPADALPPEIDGEEQPPQHKRSKSTKLDALFGSEDVDLRREIPVVKPGVIVVEDDSMDDCDVRKPAKKSGSPPKKATLEELRAKLANSARIQNKQGKSDKGKDQAVSQRLKQLAELKVNDDSQEAHDEKMRTILSQAQEMYENHAMNQEQYKDLVQKVVAINENSKIKESRRRDDDLERNAARDAVLRKRIPKLKGNENHSMGSPHSDGSPRYDEQPSAAPEKPTNKRDKTKRDIKRRKPSKWGDQVDPGAAQRTAWQLANANANNNNNNNKRGGIQLPVQPQPGFRGMPWQQPPAMVMPQSAVPPPPQPPSMIGMPPVPPVTMTKAINSLDNPMADVVRSITIDGGSKEIRFYNQVAIIFMDGDQPHEIGFQPGQRVILIDHNEPLPLCFNDDYKPFQLDGQLHRIRFGFPSRELYIDEHWYEIYFGGPPVSVPIGNKLHIIKAEGPPPNVDIGRVRRDLVVGKINMIVDAHTIVPLFLDARQQTFQLGAEQHSLQFVDSFQYALLDGQLQKIEYGGLPKGMMLNGGRSCFIRFGTLPKGVIAGKTHVADMVYIKTDAPAEPPKPPPVIVKPLPVVEQPKPAPVAVAPISLPAAAAALESLNINDLFQKLVSSGIIGGAAAAPTLPTADSSAAKEPTTSATEPSIAPASAAAAPPPGGPPMEPIKRIDLRKPETIKTRQAAVVAVLYLGMQCSSCGVRFPPEQTIKYSQHLDWHFRQNRRERDSTRKATSRRWYYDLNDWRQYEEIEDVEEREKNFLEAQGQPGGIEALEELSQQRSLDSPVPTCAAGTDDVDHCCDMCHEKFEQFYNEELEEWHLRSAIRVEDKIYHPLCYEDYKASLNPPAEVKSDQDVDMNNTDDNAMDTLIKVEDDDDEGAPKTSQAIFDDDDDDVIVLPNEEPSVTEIVDDDDEDEYVPGNVTRADMGNESQDKTESNSETKEPEKEHAELGEQPQNESANESDVEIQEPNIPFTDLDTYVEKEMDEATKAALLNVKIKEEPKDEYEEDEDDGFEDVGTVVSLLPLPEDEISIHSSETQTHTIGSSASPATIERPASVTSLSLPANEADEVEQGDATVDTDAELNGEKQEATHNLSAVGPALPLASIVNKIKINITKNTSSNSHNSASNTTTTDSQVSAISVIGGSGGAAVGASGAADSVQQVNAIQTISTIPVLCGGNTFVPKIATSTPSNVISSISVIGSNYGGSSSNNASRSTTATAASTAAATLPAETASRKSPTPPLATVDPDPEPVVELKPALRNATLKRTKKVQNGIETSGLCSIM from the exons ATGGAGCAGCTATTTCAGAACTACCGCGACGATGAGCGGAGGATCGGCGAGGAGTACCTGTCCAGTCTTCAGGATCtcaactgcaacagcaagcCATTGATCAATATGCTCACGATGCTTGCCGAGGAGAACATCAACTACGCCCACATCATTGTTAAAGTGGTGGAATATTACATCAGCCAG GTGGCGCCCGAATTTAAATTGCCCATACTATATTTAATTGATTCGATAGTAAAGAATGTGAAAAGCAGCTACGTCCAATTGTTTGGACAATGCATAGTCAACATATTCCTCCACGCCTTTGAATCG GTCCAGCATTCACAGTCGCAGGTTTTGGAAAAGGTGCGGGAACGCATGTACGCACTGCGTCAGACCTGGAACGAGGTCTTCCCGCCATCTAAGATGTACGCCCTAGATGTTAAGGTGAAGCGGCTGGATAACAACTGGCCCATAACTGCCAAACAGCCAACTAACAAAATTCACGTCAATCCGGCCATTCATGTAAATCCAGACTTTTTGAAAACG GGTATGGTTCCTGTGATGCCTGTTAACCCCACAATGCCCAGCGACATGGAGGAGATACTGCAAGCAAAAACCCGCGAGTTGCTCGAGCTCAAGAAGCGCAAACTCGAACTCGAGCTGGAGCAAACCAATAAGCATTTAGAGGAGCAGGAGCGTCAGCTAAACCAAGCCACGGACGCGATGGCTGGGGCACCCATTATCATGCCTGCCCCGACTGCAGCTGCTATTCGTCCGCCAATCACAGATCCCAATCTGGCAGTGCGTAATCAACGTGGACCAGGACCAATGGGCAATGTTGGTCCCATAATGCATAACATGCCAGCGGCTCAGCAG CATTTTGCCAATAAACCAAAAGTCAATCCTGTCAATCCGGCACTGCTGAACTCGGTGCGCCAAAGAGATCCGAGACTAGCGCGCCAGATGCAGTCGCAATCCTCACATCCAGCTGCGCCGACACGTAACGATCCTCGGCTGGAGTCAAAATCGAGCTCCTCACAGAAGTCTAGCCGGTCGCGCAGCAAATCGCCTGtgcgcaacagcagcagtcgctCAGGAAAGAGTGGAACCTCTAGCCACAGCAGCAGTTCGTCAAGCCGCAAGCGAAGTGAGTCCAAGAGCTCCACGGCTTCCTCATCTTCGTCGGGCTCTGATGTTCGGCACAAGGGCGGCACTGGCAGCAGCTCCAGCCAGTCTCCAGTTAAGAGATCCGGTAAGAACTCGTCAAAGGATTCGGATCGCTATGTTCGCAATGGGTCACCTTCGGGATCTGCGAAACGCAAGAGCAGCTCACCGAGTAGCTCGCCCTCCAAATCCAAGCGCAGCACGTCGCACAAGTCATCTTCGTCGCGAGGAAAGACCTCTTCTGGACGATCTCGCAGTCGATCTCCAGTTTTCATGGACGTTGACTTGCGCAGCGGAGTTCGAAGCAAGTCACCAGAGAGCAGGGCAGCTGCCCCATCAACTTTACCACTGGCGGGcgcatcatcagcagcagcagcagctaaagCACCAAAAGATTTAGAGAAAC CGAATCTATCAACAGTATCACTGCTCAACTCAAATCCCACGACTTCAGGATCACCAGCAGCATCTCTAGTCAGGCAACCGTCGCCCAGTCCCTCGTCCTCGTCTATTTCCTCGCAGGGTAATGTATCGGACGCCCTGCAGCAGTCGATTACCAAGTTGCTCCAGGTGCAAGGTGTTACCGGTGCCGCCGAGAAACGTCCCGCCGACGCACTGCCGCCAGAGATCGACGGTGAAGAGCAACCGCCGCAGCACAAGCGCAGCAAGTCAACCAAACTGGACGC TCTCTTTGGCAGTGAGGATGTGGACCTGCGTCGCGAGATTCCAGTCGTTAAGCCAGGAGTTATTGTCGTCGAAGACGATTCTATGGACGACTGCGATGTGCGAAAG CCCGCAAAGAAATCTGGCTCGCCGCCCAAGAAGGCAACGTTGGAGGAGCTGCGCGCCAAGTTGGCCAACTCCGCTCGAATCCAAAATAAGCAGGGAAAGTCTG ACAAAGGCAAGGATCAGGCCGTGTCGCAGCGCCTTAAGCAGCTGGCGGAGCTAAAAGTCAACGACGATTCTCAGGAGGCGCACGACGAAAAAATGCGCACCATTCTCAGCCAGGCGCAGGAGATGTACGAGAATCACGCCATGAATCAGGAGCAATACAAGGATCTGGTCCAAAAAGTGGTGGCCATCAATGAGAAcagcaaaataaaagaatCCCGACGCCGCGACGACGATCTCGAGCGCAATGCGGCCAGGGATGCTGTGTTACGCAAACGTATTCCCAAGCTGAAGGGCAACGAAAATCATTCTATGGGCTCACCGCATAGCGATGGATCGCCCAGGTACGATGAGCAGCCGTCAGCTGCACCGGAGAAGCCCACAAACAAAAGAGACAAGACCAAGCGGGATATCAAGCGTCGCAAGCCCAGCAAATGGGGCGACCAAGTGGATCCAGGGGCAGCACAACGCACTGCCTGGCAGCTGGCCAATGCGAATgccaacaataataataataacaacaagcGGGGCGGTATCCAATTGCCGGTTCAGCCGCAGCCTGGATTCCGTGGCATGCCCTGGCAGCAGCCACCAGCCATGGTGATGCCCCAGTCCGCAGTGCCACCGCCCCCGCAACCACCATCGATGATTGGCATGCCACCCGTGCCACCGGTGACCATGACTAAGGCCATTAATTCCCTTGACAATCCCATGGCTGACGTAGTGCGAAGCATCACGATCGACGGTGGCTCCAAAGAGATTCGCTTCTACAACCAAGTGGCCATTATCTTCATGGATGGCGATCAGCCGCATGAAATTGGTTTCCAGCCGGGTCAGCGAGTGATCCTCATCGATCACAATGAACCGCTGCCACTTTGCTTCAACGACGATTACAAGCCGTTCCAGTTGGATGGACAGCTTCACCGGATTCGGTTTGGCTTCCCATCGCGCGAACTATACATCGACGAGCACTGGTACGAGATCTACTTTGGCGGTCCACCGGTATCCGTGCCCATTGGAAACAAACTGCACATAATCAAAGCTGAGGGACCACCGCCCAACGTAGACATTGGTCGAGTGCGAAGGGATCTGGTTGTGGGCAAAATCAATATGATTGTAGATGCGCACACTATAGTGCCGCTCTTTCTGGACGCCAGACAGCAGACCTTCCAGCTGGGCGCCGAGCAGCATTCGCTGCAGTTTGTGGACAGTTTCCAATATGCTCTGCTCGACGGGCAGCTGCAGAAGATCGAGTATGGTGGTCTCCCAAAAGGAATGATGCTGAACGGCGGTCGCAGCTGCTTCATTCGATTTGGTACGCTGCCCAAAGGAGTCATTGCAGGAAAAACCCACGTGGCGGATATGGTGTACATTAAGACTGATGCTCCTGCAGAACCACCCAAGCCGCCGCCAGTTATTGTAAAACCACTGCCAGTGGTGGAGCAACCAAAGCCCGCTCCAGTTGCTGTGGCCCCCATTTCCCTTCCAGCAGCCGCCGCTGCTCTGGAGAGCTTGAACATCAATGACTTGTTCCAAAAGCTTGTCTCGTCTGGAATAattggtggtgctgctgcagcgccAACTCTGCCCACCGCAGACTCATCAGCGGCCAAAGAGCCAACTACCTCTGCCACCGAACCCTCAATTGCACCCGCAagcgcagctgctgctccaccaCCTGGTGGTCCCCCGATGGAGCCCATCAAGCGCATCGATCTCCGCAAGCCAGAGACCATCAAAACCCGCcaggcggcggtggtggccgTCCTCTACCTGGGAATGCAGTGCAGCAGCTGCGGAGTGCGTTTCCCGCCAGAGCAAACCATTAAGTACAGCCAGCATTTGGATTGGCACTTCCGCCAGAATAGACGGGAGCGGGATTCCACTAGGAAGGCCACCTCGCGCAGATGGTACTACGATCTCAACGACTGGAGGCAATACGAGGAAATCGAGGATGTGGAGGAGCGAGAAAAGAACTTCCTGGAGGCCCAGGGTCAGCCGGGCGGCATTGAGGCCCTGGAAGAGCTCTCTCAACAACGCTCGCTGGATTCACCCGTGCCAACGTGTGCTGCAGGAACGGATGATGTGGATCACTGCTGTGACATGTGCCACGAGAAGTTCGAGCAGTTCTACAACGAAGAGCTCGAGGAGTGGCACCTGCGAAGCGCCATTCGTGTTGAAGATAAGATCTACCATCCACTGTGCTACGAGGACTACAAGGCCTCGTTGAATCCACCAGCAGAGGTGAAGTCGGACCAGGACGTGGACATGAACAACACCGATGACAATGCCATGGACACGCTGATCAAAGTGgaggacgatgacgatgaaG GTGCACCCAAAACATCTCAAGCCATtttcgatgacgatgacgacgatgtCATCGTGCTGCCCAATGAAGAGCCTAGTGTCACGGAAATcgtcgacgacgacgatgaggaCGAGTATGTTCCGGGAAATGTGACACGAGCGGACATGGGCAACGAGTCACAGGACAAAACAGAGTCCAACTCCGAGACAAAAGAACCGGAGAAAGAACATGCTGAGCTCGGCGAACAGCCGCAAAACGAGTCGGCCAACGAATCGGATGTCGAGATCCAAGAGCCAAACATTCCCTTTACGGATCTGGACACGTATGTGGAGAAGGAGATGGATGAGGCCACCAAGGCTGCTCTGCTGAACGTAAAGATCAAGGAGGAGCCCAAGGATGAGTAtgaggaggacgaggatgatGGATTCGAAGACGTGGGCACGGTGGTTTCGCTTTTACCTCTGCCCGAGGACGAGATCTCCATTCACAGCAGCG AAACTCAAACACACACCATCGGCTCGTCCGCTTCGCCGGCGACCATCGAGCGGCCAGCATCGGTGACATCGCTCTCCCTGCCCGCCAATGAGGCGGACGAGGTGGAGCAGGGAGATGCAACCGTCGATACGGATGCGGAATTGAACGGGGAGAAGCAGGAGGCCACGCATAACCTGAGCGCAGTGGGTCCGGCGTTACCTTTGGCTAGCAtagttaataaaataaagataaatatcACTAAGAATACGAGTAGTAATAGTCATAATAGTGCCTCCAACACCACGACAACGGACTCGCAAGTCTCGGCCATAAGCGTCATCGGTGGATCAGGAGGAGCAGCTGTTGGTGCATCCGGAGCCGCCGATTCTGTCCAGCAGGTGAACGCCATTCAAACCATTTCCACCATTCCAGTGCTGTGCGGCGGCAACACGTTCGTGCCGAAGATTGCGACCAGCACGCCCTCCAACGTAATCAGCTCGATCTCGGTAATTGGCAGCAACTACGgcggaagcagcagcaacaatgccAGCCGAAGcaccactgccactgccgcaTCCACAGCGGCTGCTACGCTTCCCGCGGAGACGGCCAGCCGGAAATCGCCCACTCCGCCGCTCGCCACAGTCGATCCGGATCCGGAGCCCGTCGTGGAACTGAAGCCGGCGCTGCGCAACGCCACGCTGAAGCGGACGAAGAAGGTGCAGAACGGCATCGAGACGTCGGGCCTGTGCTCGATCATGTAG